Proteins encoded in a region of the Streptomyces akebiae genome:
- a CDS encoding GNAT family N-acetyltransferase, with protein MSDESNPAAPKGYEISADPGRIDVGRVHHWLSTDAYWALGRAREKQESAIRGSLNFGAYEVASGEQVAYARVVTDRATFAWLCDVYVAPSARGNGLGTALVAAVREHLRSYGLRRVLLATHDAHGVYAKLGFEPLAKPDQWMALVFD; from the coding sequence ATGAGCGACGAGTCGAACCCTGCAGCCCCGAAGGGCTACGAGATCTCCGCCGATCCCGGACGCATCGATGTCGGACGGGTCCACCACTGGCTGTCCACCGACGCCTACTGGGCCCTCGGCCGCGCCCGCGAGAAGCAGGAGAGCGCGATCCGGGGATCCCTCAACTTCGGGGCGTACGAGGTGGCTTCGGGGGAGCAGGTCGCCTACGCGCGGGTGGTGACCGACCGGGCCACGTTCGCCTGGCTGTGCGACGTGTACGTCGCTCCGTCGGCGCGCGGGAACGGGCTCGGCACCGCGCTGGTCGCGGCCGTGCGTGAGCACCTGCGGTCGTACGGGCTGCGGCGCGTCCTGCTCGCCACGCACGACGCGCACGGCGTCTACGCGAAGCTCGGGTTCGAGCCGCTCGCCAAGCCCGACCAGTGGATGGCGCTGGTGTTCGACTGA
- a CDS encoding DUF6314 family protein, with protein sequence MSGFLPVPDVLAHLFGAWRVLRSVRDLANGAQGEFSGTTLFSPLDDGGLLHRETGTFVWQGVRRPAERTLRFLPGAAPGTADVRFADGRAFHDLDLTTGRWRADHPCVADLYRGEFEVYDESRWRTIWRVGGPAKDQLLITDYTRDPPTGAPRPTAPRPTAGSSGPRGRRP encoded by the coding sequence ATGAGCGGTTTCCTGCCAGTTCCCGATGTCCTCGCCCACCTCTTCGGGGCGTGGCGGGTCCTGCGGTCCGTGCGGGATCTCGCGAACGGCGCGCAGGGGGAGTTCTCCGGGACGACCCTTTTCAGCCCGCTGGACGACGGCGGCCTGCTGCACCGGGAAACCGGAACTTTCGTCTGGCAGGGCGTCCGTCGCCCCGCCGAACGCACCCTGCGCTTCCTGCCGGGGGCGGCGCCCGGCACGGCGGACGTCCGTTTCGCCGACGGCCGCGCCTTCCACGACCTGGATCTGACCACCGGCCGGTGGCGCGCGGACCACCCCTGCGTCGCCGACCTCTACCGGGGCGAGTTCGAGGTGTACGACGAGTCCCGCTGGCGGACGATCTGGCGGGTCGGCGGCCCCGCGAAGGACCAGCTCCTGATCACCGACTACACCCGCGACCCGCCGACCGGCGCCCCTCGGCCTACTGCGCCGCGCCCAACCGCAGGTTCCAGCGGCCCGCGTGGCCGGCGACCGTGA
- a CDS encoding 3-hydroxybutyryl-CoA dehydrogenase codes for MTDIPAGDIARVGVVGCGQMGAGIAEVCARAGLDVKVAETTGEALEIGRTRLFNSLSKAAERGKITEAERDGTQARLSFTTDLGEFADRDLVIEAVVENEQVKTEIFQVLDQVVTRPDAILASNTSSIPLVKLAVATSRPDHVIGIHFFNPAPVQKLVELIPALTTSEGTLSRAQLFAEKVLGKHSVRAQDRSGFVVNALLVPYLLSAIRMFESGIAGREDIDNGMELGCAHPMGPLRLSDLIGLDTIVSIANSMYEEYKEPLYAAPPLLQRMVDAGRLGRKTGSGFYAYA; via the coding sequence GTGACGGACATCCCGGCGGGAGACATTGCACGCGTCGGAGTCGTGGGCTGCGGCCAGATGGGAGCGGGCATCGCCGAGGTGTGCGCCCGCGCCGGACTGGACGTCAAGGTCGCCGAGACCACCGGCGAAGCCCTGGAGATCGGCCGCACCCGGCTGTTCAACTCCCTGTCCAAGGCCGCCGAGCGCGGCAAGATCACCGAGGCGGAGCGGGACGGGACCCAGGCGCGCCTGAGCTTCACCACCGATCTCGGCGAGTTCGCCGACCGTGACCTCGTCATCGAGGCGGTCGTGGAGAACGAGCAGGTGAAGACGGAGATCTTCCAGGTGCTCGACCAGGTGGTGACCCGCCCGGACGCGATCCTCGCCTCCAACACCTCCTCGATCCCGCTGGTGAAGCTCGCGGTCGCCACCTCGCGGCCGGACCATGTCATCGGCATCCACTTCTTCAACCCGGCCCCGGTGCAGAAGCTCGTCGAGCTGATCCCGGCGCTGACCACCTCCGAGGGCACGCTCAGCCGGGCGCAGCTGTTCGCCGAGAAGGTGCTCGGCAAACACTCCGTGCGGGCCCAGGACCGCTCGGGCTTCGTCGTCAACGCGCTGCTGGTGCCGTATCTGCTCTCCGCGATCCGGATGTTCGAGTCGGGCATCGCGGGCCGCGAGGACATCGACAACGGCATGGAGCTGGGCTGTGCCCACCCGATGGGTCCGCTGAGGCTCTCCGATCTGATCGGCCTGGACACCATCGTCTCGATCGCCAATTCGATGTACGAGGAGTACAAGGAGCCGCTGTACGCCGCTCCCCCGCTGCTCCAGCGCATGGTGGACGCGGGGCGGCTCGGCCGGAAGACGGGTTCGGGCTTCTACGCGTACGCCTGA
- a CDS encoding glycoside hydrolase family 10 protein, with the protein MHRKPRMSRRAFWATAAATLVAAGGVAAGTAIAGGEPSPRRRAGEGELRGMWLATVVNRDWPSKSGLTAAEQRAELLAHLDTAVDRRLNAVIFQVRPSADALWPSPYEPWSQYLTGTQGKDPGWDPLGTAVEEAHARGLELHAWFNPYRVAVHADPSRLVASHPARQSPDWVVPYGGKLYYNPGIPAVRAFVEKAMLDAVRRYAVDAVHFDDYFYPYPVAGQVFDDDAAFDRYGASFPNRAAWRRDNIDRLVRETAAQIKAIRPGTQFGISPFGVWRNAATDELGSDTRAGVQTYDDLHADTRKWVQENWIDYIVPQLYWNIGFSAADYAKLVPWWAETARGSGTRLYIGEALYKAGDPAQPAAWQDPAELSAHLTLARDFPEARGHVFFSAKEVGLDKIGAMARVVADHYQRPAEPPRRRNRG; encoded by the coding sequence ATGCATCGCAAGCCACGGATGTCACGGCGGGCCTTCTGGGCGACCGCGGCGGCGACCCTGGTGGCGGCGGGAGGCGTGGCGGCGGGCACCGCCATCGCCGGCGGCGAACCGAGCCCGCGCCGCAGGGCGGGGGAGGGTGAGCTGCGCGGCATGTGGCTGGCCACCGTCGTCAATCGGGACTGGCCCTCGAAGTCCGGCCTGACCGCTGCCGAACAGCGTGCCGAACTCCTCGCTCACCTCGACACCGCCGTGGACCGTCGCCTCAACGCGGTGATCTTCCAGGTTCGCCCCAGCGCCGACGCCCTCTGGCCCTCCCCGTACGAGCCCTGGTCGCAGTACCTCACCGGCACCCAGGGCAAGGACCCCGGCTGGGACCCGCTGGGCACGGCCGTCGAGGAGGCGCACGCCCGGGGGCTCGAACTGCACGCCTGGTTCAACCCGTACCGGGTCGCGGTCCACGCCGACCCGAGCCGGCTGGTCGCTTCCCATCCGGCCCGGCAGAGCCCCGACTGGGTCGTCCCCTACGGCGGCAAGCTCTACTACAACCCCGGCATCCCCGCCGTCCGCGCCTTCGTGGAGAAGGCCATGCTCGACGCCGTCCGCAGGTACGCCGTGGACGCCGTGCACTTCGACGACTACTTCTACCCGTACCCGGTGGCCGGCCAGGTCTTCGACGACGACGCGGCCTTCGACCGGTACGGCGCGAGCTTCCCCAACCGGGCGGCCTGGCGGCGCGACAACATCGACCGGCTGGTGCGGGAGACGGCGGCCCAGATCAAGGCCATCCGCCCCGGCACCCAGTTCGGGATCAGCCCCTTCGGCGTGTGGCGCAACGCCGCGACCGACGAACTGGGCTCGGACACCCGGGCGGGCGTGCAGACCTACGACGACCTGCACGCGGACACCCGGAAATGGGTCCAGGAGAACTGGATCGACTACATCGTCCCGCAGCTGTACTGGAACATCGGCTTCAGCGCCGCCGACTACGCCAAGCTGGTGCCCTGGTGGGCGGAGACCGCCCGGGGCAGCGGGACGCGGCTGTACATCGGCGAGGCCCTCTACAAGGCGGGCGACCCGGCACAGCCCGCGGCCTGGCAGGACCCGGCGGAGCTGTCGGCGCACCTCACCCTCGCCCGCGACTTTCCCGAGGCACGCGGACATGTCTTCTTCTCGGCCAAGGAGGTCGGCCTCGACAAGATCGGCGCGATGGCACGCGTGGTCGCCGACCACTACCAGCGGCCGGCGGAACCACCGCGCCGACGGAACCGGGGGTGA
- a CDS encoding histidine phosphatase family protein, translating into MHLRVTFVAAARCSSLLAERFEDDRPLDQAGWDEVQRAAHELVPLAAAELRYCSPTPRSRATGDALGYAPLAQPALRDCDMGRWRGFTLGEAMAREPSAVDAWLADPHATPHGGESLVGFISRIGGWLETRPLGEGGRVVAVAEPSVLRAALVYALKAPPSSYWNMDIRPLSTVTVAGHAGRWNLRLGAAQ; encoded by the coding sequence ATGCATCTTCGGGTCACGTTCGTCGCCGCCGCGCGCTGCTCCTCGCTGCTCGCGGAGCGTTTCGAGGACGACCGGCCGCTGGACCAGGCAGGCTGGGACGAAGTGCAGCGTGCCGCCCATGAGCTGGTGCCGCTGGCGGCGGCCGAGCTGCGCTACTGCTCGCCCACGCCCCGCAGCCGGGCCACCGGGGACGCCCTCGGCTACGCGCCGCTGGCCCAGCCCGCACTGCGGGACTGCGACATGGGCCGCTGGCGCGGTTTCACGCTGGGCGAGGCCATGGCGCGGGAGCCCTCGGCCGTGGACGCCTGGCTCGCCGACCCGCACGCCACCCCGCACGGCGGCGAGTCGCTGGTCGGCTTCATCTCCCGCATAGGCGGATGGCTCGAAACCCGTCCGCTGGGCGAGGGCGGCCGTGTCGTCGCGGTGGCCGAGCCGTCCGTGCTGCGCGCCGCCCTGGTCTACGCGCTGAAGGCTCCGCCGTCGTCGTACTGGAACATGGACATCCGTCCCCTGTCGACGGTCACGGTCGCCGGCCACGCGGGCCGCTGGAACCTGCGGTTGGGCGCGGCGCAGTAG
- a CDS encoding DUF1918 domain-containing protein, whose protein sequence is MQAAKGDTLLVHGRTVGHHDRTAEVLEVLGQNGNPPYKVRFDDGHEALMSPGPDTVVRHLGDDE, encoded by the coding sequence ATGCAGGCAGCCAAAGGCGACACCCTGTTGGTGCACGGCAGGACCGTCGGGCACCACGACCGGACCGCGGAGGTCCTGGAGGTGCTCGGCCAGAACGGGAATCCACCCTACAAGGTCAGGTTCGACGACGGGCACGAGGCGCTGATGTCCCCGGGCCCCGACACCGTCGTCCGTCACCTCGGGGACGACGAGTAG
- a CDS encoding LysR family substrate-binding domain-containing protein, giving the protein MTGSEASPSFPSFRLAYVPGVTPTKWVRIWNERLPDVPLTLLQVSAAEAFGVLREGGADAGFVRLPVDDTDLSAIPLYTETTVVVIPKDHVVAAVDEVTTEDLADEVVLHPLDDTLGWERPPGEPAFERPATTADAIELVAAGIGLLVVPQSLARLHHRKDLTYRPVTDAPESRVALSWPQDATTDMVEDFIGIVRGRTVNSSRGRAKPAEEKKPQQKPKRPGTGKPTARSPRGGSSGGRNAKSGGRTGKPRRRS; this is encoded by the coding sequence GTGACAGGCTCGGAAGCATCCCCCTCGTTCCCTTCGTTCCGGCTCGCCTACGTCCCGGGAGTGACGCCCACCAAGTGGGTGCGGATCTGGAACGAGCGGTTGCCCGACGTCCCCCTGACCCTCCTCCAGGTGTCCGCCGCCGAGGCGTTCGGCGTGCTGCGGGAGGGGGGTGCCGACGCCGGTTTCGTACGGCTGCCGGTGGACGACACCGACCTCAGCGCGATCCCCCTCTACACCGAGACCACGGTGGTCGTGATCCCGAAGGACCATGTCGTCGCGGCGGTCGACGAGGTGACCACCGAGGACCTCGCGGACGAGGTCGTGCTGCATCCCCTGGACGACACCCTCGGCTGGGAGCGCCCGCCGGGAGAACCGGCGTTCGAGCGTCCCGCCACCACGGCGGACGCGATCGAGCTGGTGGCGGCCGGGATCGGACTGCTCGTCGTCCCCCAGTCGCTGGCCCGGCTCCACCACCGCAAGGACCTCACCTACCGCCCGGTCACGGACGCCCCCGAGTCCCGTGTCGCCCTGTCCTGGCCCCAGGACGCGACCACCGACATGGTCGAGGACTTCATCGGCATCGTCCGGGGCCGCACGGTCAACAGCTCACGGGGCCGCGCCAAGCCCGCGGAGGAGAAGAAGCCGCAGCAGAAGCCCAAGCGTCCCGGCACGGGCAAGCCGACCGCCCGCAGTCCCCGAGGCGGCTCGTCCGGCGGCAGGAACGCCAAGAGCGGCGGCAGGACCGGAAAGCCCCGCCGCCGCTCATAG
- a CDS encoding aminotransferase-like domain-containing protein, whose product MHERSSVMELAEQLRKELDRYSVGGKLPSSRALVERFRVSPVTVSRALAHLAAEGLVVTRPGAGAFRAAPRQGGTAPVGDTSWQEVALSADGSAEPSPRTVDASGVLVSLASPPPGVIEFNGGYLHPSLQPEQAMGAALSRAGRRPGVWARPPVEGVPELREWFARSIGGAITAAEVIVAAGGQSALTTALRALAPPGAPVLVESPTYPGMLAIARAAGLRPVPVPVDADGVRPALLADAFKASGARVFVCQPLFQNPTGATLSVDRRGEVLRIAREAGAFVVEDDFVRRLVHEDAGPLPRPLAAGDPDGVVVHVSSLTKATSPSFRVGALAARGPVLERLRAIQVVDTFFVPRPLQEAALELVGSPAWPRHLRSVSRELKLRRDALTSGLRSRLPQLALPHVPSGGYHLWLRLPDGTDEPALVAAALRAGVAVTPGRPYFSAEPPAGHLRLSFAGVAGAGEIAEGVRRLEEAVNGSTAGARPANVSP is encoded by the coding sequence ATGCATGAGCGTAGCAGTGTCATGGAACTGGCGGAACAGCTGCGAAAGGAGCTTGACCGCTACTCCGTAGGTGGAAAGCTGCCGTCGAGCCGGGCCCTCGTCGAGCGATTCCGGGTGAGCCCGGTGACCGTGTCGCGGGCCCTCGCGCACCTGGCTGCGGAGGGGCTCGTGGTGACCCGGCCCGGGGCGGGCGCCTTCCGGGCCGCCCCGCGCCAGGGCGGTACGGCGCCGGTGGGGGACACCTCCTGGCAGGAGGTCGCGCTGAGTGCCGACGGCAGCGCCGAGCCGTCGCCCCGCACGGTGGACGCCTCCGGGGTGCTGGTCTCGCTCGCCTCTCCGCCGCCCGGTGTCATCGAGTTCAACGGCGGCTATCTCCACCCGTCGCTGCAGCCGGAGCAGGCGATGGGAGCCGCCCTGTCCAGGGCGGGGCGTCGGCCCGGGGTGTGGGCGAGGCCGCCGGTCGAGGGAGTGCCGGAGCTGCGCGAGTGGTTCGCGCGGAGCATCGGCGGAGCGATCACCGCGGCCGAGGTGATCGTCGCGGCGGGCGGGCAGTCCGCCCTGACCACCGCGCTGCGCGCCCTCGCGCCGCCCGGGGCGCCCGTGCTCGTCGAATCACCCACGTATCCCGGCATGCTGGCGATCGCCCGGGCGGCCGGGCTGCGGCCGGTGCCGGTGCCGGTGGACGCGGACGGGGTCAGACCCGCCCTCCTCGCCGACGCGTTCAAGGCGTCCGGCGCCCGGGTCTTCGTCTGTCAGCCGCTCTTCCAGAACCCCACCGGCGCGACCCTGTCGGTCGACCGCAGGGGCGAGGTGCTGCGGATCGCCCGCGAGGCGGGGGCGTTCGTCGTGGAGGACGACTTCGTACGCCGTCTCGTGCACGAGGACGCGGGGCCCCTGCCGCGGCCCCTGGCGGCCGGCGATCCCGACGGCGTGGTCGTGCACGTCTCCTCGCTGACCAAGGCGACCTCGCCCAGCTTCCGGGTGGGTGCCCTGGCCGCACGGGGCCCGGTCCTGGAGCGGCTGCGCGCCATCCAGGTCGTCGACACCTTCTTCGTGCCGCGCCCCCTTCAGGAGGCCGCCCTCGAGCTCGTCGGCTCGCCCGCCTGGCCCCGCCATCTCCGTTCGGTGTCAAGGGAGTTGAAGCTCCGGCGGGACGCGCTCACGTCCGGGCTGCGGTCGCGCCTCCCGCAACTCGCCCTGCCCCACGTCCCCTCCGGCGGCTACCACCTGTGGCTGCGTCTCCCCGACGGCACCGACGAGCCCGCCCTGGTCGCCGCCGCCCTCCGCGCCGGTGTCGCCGTCACTCCCGGCCGCCCCTACTTCAGCGCCGAACCCCCGGCCGGCCACCTGCGGTTGAGCTTCGCGGGGGTCGCGGGCGCGGGCGAGATCGCGGAAGGGGTGCGGCGTCTGGAGGAGGCTGTAAACGGTTCGACAGCGGGCGCCCGGCCTGCGAACGTCTCGCCATGA
- a CDS encoding DUF5997 family protein — MTSHQTTQTMKPATAAKKLGVYLQATPAEFQEGVVSRAELSALQTNPPTWLEELRRNGPHPRPVVAEKLGVSIAGLARGGVTEALTTEQIEALKQESPEWLRKERATQAEVRKEGARIKKRNAERAAKADDRA; from the coding sequence ATGACGTCGCACCAGACCACCCAGACCATGAAGCCCGCCACCGCGGCGAAGAAGCTGGGTGTGTACCTCCAGGCCACGCCCGCCGAGTTCCAGGAGGGCGTCGTCTCACGCGCCGAACTGAGCGCGCTCCAGACGAATCCGCCGACCTGGCTGGAGGAACTGCGCCGCAACGGCCCACACCCCCGCCCGGTGGTCGCCGAGAAGCTGGGCGTCTCCATCGCGGGGCTCGCGCGCGGTGGAGTGACCGAGGCCCTCACCACCGAGCAGATCGAGGCCCTGAAGCAGGAGAGCCCCGAGTGGCTGCGGAAGGAGCGCGCCACCCAGGCCGAGGTCCGCAAGGAGGGCGCCCGCATCAAGAAGCGCAACGCCGAGCGGGCGGCCAAGGCGGACGACAGGGCCTAG
- a CDS encoding alpha-L-arabinofuranosidase C-terminal domain-containing protein, translated as MSRSTRTRWRLGLTATAFLVAAASVPAPAHAEDVTDYAITVNPAARGAKIDDTMYGVFFEDINWAADGGLYAELVQNRSFEYSTADNRAYTPLTSWTVDGTAQVVNDAGRLNERNRNYLSLGAGSAVTNAGYNTGVHVEEGKKYDFSVWARADRRTALTVTLQDADGTLAEARRVAVKGGWAKYRVSFKATRTSSDGRLTVASADAVALDEVSLFPRDTYKGHRNGLRKDLAEKIAALKPGFVRFPGGCLVNTGSMQDYSEASGWERKRSYQWKDTIGPVEQRATNANFWGYNQSYGLGYYEYFQFSEDIGAMPLPVVPALVTGCGQNKATDDEALLQRHIQDTLDLIEFANGPVTSTWGKKRAQMGHPKPFHLTHLGVGNEENLPNEFFARFQKFRAAIEAKYPDIQVISNSGPDDTGATFDTAWKLNREADVDMVDEHYYNSPQWFLQNNDRYDSYDRGGPKVFLGEYASQGNAFKNALSEAAFMTGLERNADIVKLASYAPLLANEDYVQWRPDMIWFNNHASWNSASYETQKLFMNNVGDRVVPSTATGTPALTGPITGAVGLSTWATTAAYDDVSVTSADGSSLFTDDFGQDASKWNHTGAGSWSVQDGQYVQSDVAAENTMVTAGDTAWHDYDLKVKATKKSGKEGFLVAFGVKDTGNYYWWNLGGWNNTTSAVEQAVDGGKSSLISKPGTIETGRTYDVEVKVRGRQVTLLLDGKEWGSFTDDKPAEPFRQVVTRDAKTGDLILKVVNAQGVAARAAIDLGGAKVRSKARVTTLTAAPDAVNTETDTPVAPVRSTFSGVAEEFGYTFPANSVTFLRIKKR; from the coding sequence ATGTCACGCAGTACCCGCACCCGTTGGAGACTCGGCCTCACCGCCACCGCCTTCCTGGTGGCCGCCGCATCCGTCCCGGCCCCCGCGCACGCCGAGGACGTCACCGACTACGCGATCACCGTCAACCCGGCCGCCAGGGGCGCGAAGATCGACGACACGATGTACGGCGTCTTCTTCGAGGACATCAACTGGGCCGCCGACGGCGGTCTGTACGCCGAACTCGTGCAGAACCGGTCCTTCGAGTACTCGACCGCCGACAACCGCGCCTACACCCCCCTCACCTCGTGGACCGTGGACGGCACCGCGCAGGTCGTGAACGACGCCGGCCGGCTCAACGAGCGCAACCGCAACTACCTCTCGCTGGGCGCCGGTTCAGCCGTCACCAATGCGGGCTACAACACCGGCGTCCACGTCGAGGAGGGCAAGAAATACGACTTCTCGGTGTGGGCCCGCGCCGACCGCCGCACCGCGCTGACCGTCACCCTCCAGGACGCCGACGGCACGCTCGCCGAGGCCCGGCGGGTGGCGGTCAAGGGGGGCTGGGCCAAGTACCGGGTCTCCTTCAAGGCGACGCGGACCAGCTCCGACGGCCGTCTGACCGTCGCCTCCGCCGACGCCGTCGCCCTCGACGAGGTGTCCCTGTTCCCGCGCGACACCTACAAGGGGCACCGGAACGGCCTGCGCAAGGACCTCGCCGAGAAGATCGCCGCATTGAAGCCGGGCTTCGTCCGCTTCCCGGGCGGCTGCCTCGTCAACACCGGCTCGATGCAGGACTACAGCGAGGCCTCCGGCTGGGAGCGCAAGCGCTCGTACCAGTGGAAGGACACCATCGGCCCGGTGGAGCAGCGCGCCACCAACGCCAACTTCTGGGGCTACAACCAGAGTTACGGCCTCGGCTACTACGAGTACTTCCAGTTCTCCGAGGACATCGGCGCCATGCCGCTGCCCGTGGTACCCGCCCTCGTCACCGGCTGCGGCCAGAACAAGGCCACCGACGACGAGGCCCTGCTCCAGCGGCACATCCAGGACACACTGGACCTCATCGAGTTCGCCAACGGGCCCGTGACCAGCACCTGGGGCAAGAAGCGGGCGCAGATGGGCCACCCGAAGCCCTTCCACCTCACCCACCTCGGCGTCGGCAACGAGGAGAACCTGCCGAACGAGTTCTTCGCCCGCTTCCAGAAGTTCCGGGCCGCCATCGAGGCGAAGTACCCGGACATCCAGGTGATCTCGAACTCCGGTCCCGACGACACCGGCGCCACGTTCGACACCGCCTGGAAGCTGAACCGCGAGGCCGACGTCGACATGGTCGACGAGCACTACTACAACAGCCCGCAGTGGTTCCTCCAGAACAACGACCGCTACGACTCCTACGACCGCGGCGGCCCGAAGGTCTTCCTCGGTGAGTACGCCTCCCAGGGCAACGCCTTCAAGAACGCGCTCTCCGAAGCCGCGTTCATGACAGGCCTGGAGCGCAACGCCGACATCGTGAAGCTGGCCTCCTACGCGCCGCTCCTCGCCAACGAGGACTACGTGCAGTGGCGCCCCGACATGATCTGGTTCAACAACCACGCGTCGTGGAACTCCGCCAGCTACGAGACGCAGAAGCTCTTCATGAACAACGTCGGCGACCGTGTGGTGCCCTCGACGGCCACCGGCACACCGGCGCTGACCGGACCGATCACCGGAGCCGTGGGTCTCTCCACCTGGGCCACGACGGCGGCGTACGACGATGTGTCGGTGACCTCGGCCGACGGCTCGTCCCTGTTCACCGACGACTTCGGCCAGGACGCGTCGAAGTGGAACCACACCGGTGCCGGCAGCTGGAGCGTCCAGGACGGACAGTACGTGCAGAGCGACGTGGCCGCCGAGAACACCATGGTCACGGCCGGTGACACCGCCTGGCACGACTACGACCTCAAGGTGAAGGCCACCAAGAAGTCCGGCAAGGAGGGCTTCCTCGTCGCCTTCGGCGTCAAGGACACCGGGAACTACTACTGGTGGAACCTCGGCGGCTGGAACAACACCACCAGCGCGGTCGAACAGGCCGTCGACGGCGGCAAGTCCTCGCTCATCTCCAAGCCGGGCACGATCGAGACCGGCCGTACGTACGACGTCGAGGTCAAGGTGCGCGGCCGGCAGGTGACCCTGCTGCTGGACGGCAAGGAGTGGGGGAGCTTCACCGACGACAAGCCGGCGGAGCCGTTCCGGCAGGTGGTGACGCGCGACGCGAAGACGGGCGACCTGATCCTGAAGGTCGTCAACGCGCAGGGCGTGGCCGCGCGTGCGGCGATCGACCTCGGGGGTGCGAAGGTGCGCTCCAAGGCACGCGTGACGACGCTGACGGCCGCGCCGGACGCGGTGAACACGGAGACGGATACGCCCGTGGCGCCGGTGAGGTCCACGTTCAGCGGGGTGGCAGAGGAGTTCGGCTACACGTTTCCCGCGAACTCCGTGACCTTCCTGAGGATCAAGAAGCGGTGA
- a CDS encoding DMT family transporter gives MRVESSAIAGSSVAVDTDRPQDTEPRPTTPGTDTGTVAGQAAPAALPRRHRYSRRHSHGHRVGGTLQAALGVTAFSLTFPATAWGLEGFGPWSLVAVRSALAAVIAGVCLLVLRVPLPGRPHWAGLAVVAAGVVLGFPMLTTLALQTSTTAHAAVVVGLLPLTTALFSALRMGTRPSRAFWTAAVAGAVAVLAFTVTQSGGSLTTADLCLFGALLVCAAGYTEGGRLARVMPGWQVIGWALVFCLPLSVPGALLALAHEPARLTAHSVAGLLWVAAGSQFLGLVVWYRGMAAIGIPKASQLQLAQPLLTLVWSVLLLGEQLTPAAPLTAAAVLVCIAVTQRSSTREPVRDRSDRRPPQ, from the coding sequence ATGAGAGTAGAGAGTAGCGCTATCGCCGGTTCGTCAGTAGCGGTGGACACCGACCGGCCACAGGACACCGAGCCGCGACCGACCACCCCGGGCACCGACACCGGCACCGTCGCCGGTCAGGCCGCCCCCGCCGCGCTCCCGCGCCGTCACCGCTACAGCCGCCGCCACAGCCACGGCCACCGCGTCGGCGGCACGCTCCAGGCAGCGCTCGGTGTCACCGCCTTCTCCCTCACCTTCCCCGCCACCGCCTGGGGCCTGGAGGGCTTCGGCCCCTGGTCACTGGTGGCCGTGCGCAGCGCCCTGGCCGCCGTCATCGCGGGCGTGTGTCTGCTGGTCCTGCGGGTGCCGCTGCCGGGCCGTCCACACTGGGCGGGGCTCGCGGTCGTGGCAGCCGGTGTCGTGCTGGGTTTCCCGATGCTGACCACGCTCGCGCTCCAGACCTCCACCACCGCGCACGCCGCCGTCGTGGTCGGTCTGCTCCCGCTGACGACCGCCCTGTTCTCGGCCCTGCGCATGGGCACCCGCCCCTCGCGCGCCTTCTGGACGGCCGCCGTCGCCGGAGCCGTCGCCGTACTCGCGTTCACCGTGACGCAGAGCGGCGGCTCCCTCACCACGGCCGACCTCTGTCTCTTCGGCGCCCTGCTGGTGTGCGCGGCCGGCTACACCGAGGGCGGCCGACTGGCCCGGGTGATGCCCGGCTGGCAGGTCATCGGCTGGGCCCTGGTGTTCTGTCTGCCGCTGAGCGTGCCGGGCGCGCTGCTGGCCCTGGCGCACGAGCCGGCGCGGCTGACCGCGCACAGTGTGGCCGGTCTGCTGTGGGTGGCGGCCGGGTCGCAGTTCCTGGGGCTGGTCGTCTGGTACCGGGGCATGGCGGCCATCGGCATACCGAAGGCCAGCCAGTTGCAGCTTGCTCAGCCGCTGCTCACACTGGTGTGGTCGGTGCTGCTCCTCGGTGAGCAGCTCACCCCGGCCGCGCCCCTGACGGCCGCCGCGGTACTGGTCTGCATCGCGGTCACCCAGCGCTCGTCCACCCGAGAGCCCGTACGCGACCGGTCCGACCGGCGCCCCCCGCAATAG